Proteins encoded by one window of Kribbella flavida DSM 17836:
- a CDS encoding lactate racemase domain-containing protein, with amino-acid sequence MDDRTPPLLVHNGEGFLLERFPLGTRVVYPPEALPPVRDVEEAIQNALLHPIESEPLPELLRPGMRLTIAFDDISLPLPPMKKPDIRQRVIEAVLTMAADAGVDDVELISANALHRRLTPNELREIVGERVFRSFFPDGKLYNFDAEDTENLTHLGQTEHGEDVEISRRAAESDLLVYVNVNLVAMDGGHKSTSIGLASYKSLKHHHNSHTMIHSRSFMDHKASKMHHSAWRMGAVLTEHVKVFQIETTLNNDIFGGPLEFLQKREWEWSIKDQASMLATKRGLDLAPAKLRHKIFTDVRSNYGLTGIHAGKIEPVHEKTIDNVHRQHLVEVQGQSDVAIMGVPFVGPYNVNSVMNPILAACMGLGYYFNSYRGNPVVRKDGAVILYHPVDYEFSQLHHPSYVDFFEEVLSESTDPATIEAKFEKQYAEDPWYIHLYRTSYAYHGVHPFYMWYWISHALDHCGDIVWVGANRKTVERMGFRSASTLQDALEMVSHSVGRSPSITYLHNPPHLLADVR; translated from the coding sequence GTGGACGACCGGACGCCGCCGCTGCTCGTGCACAACGGTGAGGGCTTCCTGCTGGAGCGGTTCCCGCTGGGCACCCGGGTGGTGTACCCGCCGGAGGCGCTGCCGCCGGTGCGCGACGTCGAGGAGGCGATCCAGAACGCGCTGCTGCACCCGATCGAGTCCGAGCCGCTGCCGGAGCTGCTGCGGCCCGGGATGCGGCTGACGATCGCCTTCGACGACATCTCGCTGCCGCTGCCGCCGATGAAGAAGCCCGACATCCGCCAGCGGGTGATCGAGGCCGTGCTGACGATGGCCGCGGACGCCGGCGTCGACGACGTCGAGCTGATCTCGGCCAACGCGCTGCACCGCCGGCTGACCCCGAACGAGCTGCGCGAGATCGTCGGCGAGCGGGTCTTCCGGTCGTTCTTCCCCGACGGCAAGCTGTACAACTTCGACGCCGAGGACACCGAGAACCTGACCCACCTGGGCCAGACCGAGCACGGCGAGGACGTCGAGATCTCCCGGCGGGCGGCCGAGTCCGACCTGCTGGTCTACGTGAACGTGAACCTGGTGGCGATGGACGGCGGCCACAAGTCGACGTCGATCGGGCTGGCGTCGTACAAGTCGCTGAAGCACCACCACAACAGCCACACGATGATCCACTCGCGCTCGTTCATGGACCACAAGGCCTCGAAGATGCACCACTCGGCCTGGCGGATGGGCGCGGTGCTGACCGAGCACGTCAAGGTCTTCCAGATCGAGACCACGCTGAACAACGACATCTTCGGCGGCCCGCTGGAGTTCCTTCAGAAGCGCGAGTGGGAGTGGTCGATCAAGGACCAGGCCTCGATGCTGGCCACCAAGCGCGGCCTCGACCTGGCCCCGGCCAAGCTGCGGCACAAGATCTTCACCGACGTCCGGTCGAACTACGGTCTGACCGGCATTCACGCCGGCAAGATCGAGCCGGTGCACGAGAAGACGATCGACAACGTGCACCGCCAACACCTGGTCGAGGTGCAGGGCCAGTCCGACGTCGCGATCATGGGCGTGCCGTTCGTCGGCCCGTACAACGTGAACTCGGTGATGAACCCGATCCTGGCCGCCTGCATGGGGCTGGGCTACTACTTCAACTCCTACCGGGGCAACCCGGTCGTCCGCAAGGACGGCGCGGTGATCCTGTACCACCCGGTGGACTACGAGTTCAGCCAGCTGCACCATCCGTCGTACGTGGACTTCTTCGAGGAGGTGCTGTCGGAGTCGACCGACCCGGCCACCATCGAGGCGAAGTTCGAGAAGCAGTACGCCGAGGACCCGTGGTACATCCACCTGTACCGGACGTCGTACGCGTACCACGGCGTGCACCCGTTCTACATGTGGTACTGGATCTCGCACGCGCTGGACCACTGCGGCGACATCGTCTGGGTCGGCGCGAACCGCAAGACCGTCGAGCGGATGGGCTTCCGGTCCGCCTCGACGCTGCAGGACGCGCTGGAGATGGTCAGCCACTCGGTCGGCCGGTCGCCGTCGATCACCTACCTGCACAACCCGCCCCACCTGCTCGCGGACGTTCGCTGA
- a CDS encoding lysophospholipid acyltransferase family protein, whose amino-acid sequence MGTNLVKFGRDTARDVKQVARGWRWGRRPQVPRSAEPYVIPQESSVFPTRWARTPAAIAVREVLQKGALNSVLRFEVNPQVSGLDSLLKVDGPALIVANHSSHLDTPLLLCTLPDGMRRKTAVAAAADYFFDTWWRATASAIVFNTFPIERRGGKLSATPGDLLADGWNVVVFPEGTRSPDGWMERFRMGAAYLAVEHGVPVIPVGIKGSFAAMPRGRGWPVPGRPTVAVRYGDPLWPAEGQSARDFAPRIAAAVSALLDEESTTWYEARRRVAAGASPSQSGPDAARWRRVWESTAPVVPAESRRRAWK is encoded by the coding sequence ATGGGCACGAACCTGGTGAAGTTCGGCCGGGACACCGCGCGCGACGTCAAGCAGGTCGCGCGCGGCTGGCGCTGGGGACGCCGCCCGCAGGTGCCGCGCTCGGCGGAGCCGTACGTGATCCCCCAGGAGAGCTCGGTCTTCCCGACCAGGTGGGCCCGGACGCCGGCCGCGATCGCGGTCCGCGAGGTGCTGCAGAAGGGCGCGCTCAACTCGGTGCTGCGGTTCGAGGTGAACCCGCAGGTCAGCGGGCTCGACTCGCTGCTCAAGGTCGACGGCCCGGCGCTGATCGTGGCGAACCACTCGTCGCACCTGGACACCCCGCTGCTGCTCTGCACGCTGCCGGACGGGATGCGCCGCAAGACCGCGGTGGCCGCGGCCGCCGACTACTTCTTCGACACCTGGTGGCGGGCGACCGCGTCGGCGATCGTGTTCAACACGTTCCCGATCGAGCGCCGCGGCGGCAAGCTCAGCGCGACGCCCGGCGACCTGCTCGCCGACGGCTGGAACGTGGTGGTCTTCCCGGAGGGCACCCGCTCGCCCGACGGCTGGATGGAGCGGTTCCGGATGGGCGCGGCGTACCTGGCGGTCGAGCACGGCGTACCGGTGATCCCGGTCGGCATCAAGGGCTCGTTCGCCGCGATGCCGCGCGGGCGGGGCTGGCCGGTGCCGGGCCGCCCGACGGTGGCGGTCCGGTACGGCGACCCGCTGTGGCCGGCCGAGGGCCAGAGCGCTCGCGACTTCGCGCCCCGGATCGCCGCGGCCGTGTCGGCACTGCTGGACGAGGAGTCGACCACCTGGTACGAGGCCCGTCGGCGGGTCGCGGCCGGCGCCTCGCCGTCCCAGTCCGGCCCGGACGCCGCCCGCTGGCGCCGGGTCTGGGAGTCGACCGCCCCCGTCGTCCCGGCCGAGAGCAGACGCCGCGCCTGGAAGTGA
- the hisF gene encoding imidazole glycerol phosphate synthase subunit HisF, which produces MSLAVRVIPCLDVDAGRVVKGVNFVDLRDAGDPVEMAKLYDAEGADELTFLDITASSGSRETTYEVVRRTAEQVFIPLTVGGGVREAADVDRLLRAGADKVGINTGAIARPAVIEQIAHRFGNQVLVLSLDVRRSAEQPSGFEVTTHGGRKSAGLDAIEWARKGAELGAGEILLNSMDADGTKQGFDLELIRAVRAVVDVPLIASGGAGAPEHFPPAVEAGADAVLAASVFHFGDLRIADVKKALRDAGIVVR; this is translated from the coding sequence GTGAGCCTTGCCGTGCGTGTGATTCCCTGCCTGGACGTGGATGCCGGGCGGGTGGTCAAGGGCGTCAACTTCGTCGACCTGCGCGACGCCGGTGACCCGGTCGAGATGGCCAAGCTGTACGACGCCGAGGGCGCCGACGAGCTGACCTTTCTCGACATCACCGCCTCGTCGGGGTCGCGCGAGACGACGTACGAGGTGGTCCGGCGGACGGCCGAGCAGGTCTTCATCCCGCTCACCGTCGGCGGCGGCGTCCGGGAGGCCGCGGACGTGGACCGGCTGCTGCGGGCCGGCGCCGACAAGGTCGGCATCAACACCGGCGCGATCGCGCGGCCGGCCGTGATCGAGCAGATCGCGCACCGCTTCGGCAACCAGGTGCTGGTGCTGTCGCTCGACGTCCGGCGTTCGGCGGAGCAGCCGAGCGGGTTCGAGGTGACCACGCACGGCGGCCGCAAGTCCGCCGGGCTCGACGCGATCGAGTGGGCCCGCAAGGGCGCCGAGCTCGGTGCGGGGGAGATCCTGCTGAACTCGATGGATGCCGACGGCACCAAGCAGGGCTTCGACCTGGAACTGATCCGGGCGGTTCGCGCGGTGGTCGACGTACCGCTGATCGCCAGCGGGGGAGCGGGTGCGCCCGAGCACTTCCCGCCGGCGGTCGAGGCCGGGGCGGACGCCGTGCTGGCGGCCAGTGTCTTCCACTTCGGCGACCTGCGCATCGCCGACGTCAAGAAGGCGCTGCGCGACGCCGGCATCGTGGTCCGGTGA
- a CDS encoding MarR family winged helix-turn-helix transcriptional regulator, with product MSKVVAHHPEQRSEDSTALIADVEQELSILLRRARSAQMLLARRVHPEMDAAGYALISQIELGTSAGRAGVRASDVAQALGLDKSTVSRGLSQLESLGLIERVGDPDDGRARLLRLTEAGTEGFNAMRAQRQVKFRAILDRWDSADLTDLARLLGRLNADLS from the coding sequence GTGAGCAAGGTGGTCGCCCACCACCCGGAGCAGCGCTCGGAGGACTCCACCGCTCTGATCGCCGACGTCGAGCAGGAGTTGTCGATCCTGCTGCGACGCGCGCGATCCGCGCAGATGCTGCTGGCCCGCCGGGTGCACCCGGAGATGGACGCGGCCGGCTACGCGCTCATCTCCCAGATCGAGCTCGGTACGTCGGCCGGCCGCGCCGGGGTGCGTGCTTCCGACGTGGCGCAGGCTCTCGGCCTGGACAAGTCCACGGTCAGCCGCGGCCTGTCGCAGCTGGAGTCCCTCGGTCTGATCGAGCGCGTCGGCGACCCCGACGACGGCCGGGCGCGCCTGCTCCGCCTGACCGAGGCCGGGACCGAGGGCTTCAACGCGATGCGGGCCCAGCGGCAGGTGAAGTTCCGGGCCATTCTGGACCGCTGGGACAGCGCCGATCTGACCGATCTGGCCCGCCTGCTAGGCCGCCTCAACGCCGACTTGAGCTGA
- a CDS encoding RNA polymerase sigma factor, which translates to MRHIDPDPNAEVAALYARTWPRLIGVLVSIGGSRADAEEVAQDAYVKLLGRWDSIRRYDDPEAWVRAVAVRTLVSRLRRQQVAAKASAKLLGRTGEVREPDGDALDVAAALARIPPAQRAAVVLHHVMDLPIDQIADELQVPQGTVKSRLARARQALAPLLAVQEEVPYA; encoded by the coding sequence GTGAGGCACATCGATCCCGATCCGAACGCGGAGGTCGCGGCGCTCTACGCCCGGACCTGGCCGCGGCTGATCGGCGTCCTGGTGTCCATCGGAGGGTCCCGGGCCGACGCCGAGGAGGTCGCGCAGGACGCCTACGTCAAGCTGCTCGGCCGCTGGGACAGCATCCGCCGGTACGACGATCCGGAGGCCTGGGTGCGGGCGGTCGCTGTCCGCACGCTGGTCAGCCGGCTGCGCAGGCAGCAGGTGGCGGCGAAGGCGTCGGCCAAGCTGCTCGGGAGAACAGGTGAGGTTCGTGAGCCGGACGGGGACGCGCTCGACGTGGCGGCGGCGCTGGCCAGAATCCCGCCGGCTCAGCGGGCCGCGGTGGTGCTGCACCACGTGATGGATCTGCCGATCGACCAGATCGCCGACGAACTGCAGGTGCCGCAGGGCACCGTGAAGTCCCGGCTGGCCAGGGCCCGGCAAGCGCTGGCTCCGCTGCTCGCCGTCCAGGAGGAGGTGCCCTATGCCTGA